The Gemmatimonas sp. UBA7669 genome window below encodes:
- a CDS encoding carboxypeptidase-like regulatory domain-containing protein: protein MRLLFAVSRRFWTPAIASVLLVLARPVEGQSERSGAADTTRRAGVPLVGDVIDAAGRPLADVEVALVGTGLRTRTDARGFWMFRDPPTGAYVLTARRLGYAPINHPINVFAGVADTVNLATARLTKLTPVQVQSTMDAAGRDATAMAERLLQIRVSTGRLLTRDDILARKPAGVVDLIQGVPGILAQRTARGISVATTRAGTGAMQIEGQGCQVQFFLNRQPVDVEDIQSLSPLQFRSVEIYPNTSIMTGLPMMSGKCGAVVITMM from the coding sequence ATGCGACTCCTGTTTGCTGTCAGCCGCCGGTTCTGGACGCCGGCCATCGCGTCTGTCTTGCTCGTGTTGGCTCGCCCGGTCGAGGGTCAGAGCGAGCGTTCTGGTGCCGCCGATACCACCCGCCGAGCTGGGGTACCGTTGGTCGGTGACGTCATTGATGCGGCGGGCCGGCCGCTGGCCGATGTTGAGGTCGCCCTCGTGGGGACCGGACTGCGCACGCGTACTGATGCGCGGGGCTTCTGGATGTTCCGCGATCCGCCTACCGGCGCTTATGTGCTCACGGCTCGCCGATTGGGTTATGCGCCCATCAATCATCCCATCAACGTGTTCGCCGGCGTAGCGGATACGGTCAATCTCGCCACCGCGCGGCTCACCAAGCTCACGCCCGTGCAGGTGCAATCCACCATGGACGCAGCTGGTCGTGATGCGACGGCCATGGCGGAGCGTCTGCTGCAGATTCGTGTGAGCACGGGGCGCTTGCTGACCCGCGATGACATTCTGGCGCGCAAACCAGCCGGTGTGGTGGATCTCATTCAAGGCGTGCCGGGCATCCTCGCGCAGCGCACGGCGCGTGGCATCAGTGTGGCCACCACACGCGCGGGCACCGGGGCCATGCAGATCGAAGGGCAGGGCTGCCAAGTGCAATTCTTCCTCAACCGCCAGCCGGTGGATGTGGAAGACATCCAGTCGCTCAGCCCGCTGCAGTTCCGCAGCGTGGAGATCTATCCCAACACCTCCATCATGACCGGCCTGCCCATGATGTCGGGCAAGTGTGGAGCGGTGGTCATCACGATGATGTGA
- a CDS encoding WD40/YVTN/BNR-like repeat-containing protein has product MPDSMRSFPTLALRRLRLVSPGVAAVTLMLSGAAVAAQAPDAQSQPSTQPSTQPSAQLSARSQPPLPRITPVVSGVSPLLQAVHAAGDSVLWAAGHRGVVLRSRDAGRSWERLNTPSGDSLEYRDVHGFGADTAFILSAGAGSKSRIYRTVNGGRDWALQFVNRDTAAFYDCFSFSSAQQGVAFSDASNGRSNILHTSNGGARWALRDAQQVPAPLEGEGAFAASGQCVAHASANHVFITTGSPGARLLSSRDGGLTWRVDSTPFVRGAVAGMTGITFATPQRAVAVAADINALRTDTSSRVIGVTEDGGVSWRLLPRPTQPGALVSAAWVPANGDRIMVVASYGGASYSTDAGQSWTRITDQVTTSVATIGRTAVLVGGSGRIWRIEF; this is encoded by the coding sequence ATGCCCGACTCGATGCGCAGCTTCCCCACCCTGGCGCTTCGGCGTCTCCGTCTCGTGTCGCCCGGTGTCGCGGCCGTCACGCTCATGCTGAGCGGGGCGGCCGTTGCCGCACAAGCACCCGACGCGCAGTCTCAACCGAGCACGCAGCCGAGCACGCAGCCGAGCGCGCAATTGAGCGCCCGGAGCCAGCCACCGCTGCCGCGCATCACACCCGTCGTATCCGGCGTGAGTCCGCTGTTGCAGGCGGTGCATGCGGCCGGGGATTCGGTTCTCTGGGCAGCGGGACATCGCGGTGTGGTCCTGCGCTCGCGCGACGCCGGTCGCAGTTGGGAGCGACTGAACACGCCGAGCGGCGACTCACTCGAGTACCGCGATGTGCACGGCTTTGGCGCCGACACCGCGTTCATTCTGTCGGCCGGCGCCGGCAGCAAATCGCGCATCTATCGCACCGTCAACGGTGGGCGCGATTGGGCGCTGCAGTTTGTCAACCGAGATACGGCCGCGTTCTACGACTGCTTTTCGTTCAGCAGTGCACAACAGGGCGTCGCCTTCAGCGATGCGTCGAACGGTCGCAGCAACATTCTGCATACCAGCAACGGCGGCGCACGCTGGGCCCTGCGTGATGCGCAGCAGGTGCCCGCGCCGCTCGAGGGCGAAGGGGCATTTGCTGCCAGTGGTCAGTGTGTTGCGCATGCCTCGGCCAACCACGTGTTCATCACCACCGGCTCACCCGGCGCGCGTCTTCTTTCCAGTCGTGATGGCGGTCTGACCTGGCGTGTCGACAGCACCCCCTTTGTGCGCGGTGCGGTGGCCGGCATGACCGGCATCACCTTTGCCACGCCGCAACGCGCTGTCGCAGTGGCCGCCGACATCAATGCGCTGCGCACCGACACCTCCAGTCGCGTCATTGGCGTAACGGAAGACGGCGGTGTGTCCTGGCGATTGCTGCCACGCCCCACGCAGCCCGGCGCGCTGGTGAGCGCGGCCTGGGTGCCGGCGAACGGTGATCGCATCATGGTGGTGGCCAGCTATGGCGGTGCCAGCTACAGCACGGATGCCGGGCAAAGCTGGACCCGCATCACCGATCAGGTGACGACCTCCGTGGCCACGATCGGACGCACGGCCGTACTCGTTGGTGGCAGTGGTCGCATCTGGCGCATCGAATTCTGA
- a CDS encoding DUF2723 domain-containing protein: MTVAATASATTATSIGAKGTDAAELDYRPSYLAATVAGLVTFLLYLVTLAPSTSMWDTSEYIAAAYVLGLPHPPGNPLFVLIGRVFAVLPIAPTVAMRINVLAALVSAVSAGFWFLVTERVLVQWMPRRWQRIIGGSLAVLIGATAFTVWNQSVVNEKVYTVSLVGLAFICWLTVRWCDDPEGPVADRLLVLIAYLLGLGYTNHMAGMLAAPAVGLAVLIRRPQTVMRWKLLVACAAALVFGLTPFATQPIRAAHFPAINEGEPTGCVTEIRMDCTFSKLTYDRFMYNFNRGQYGKPELGERQAPFTAQVGMYWLYFKWQWLRDAYNENPGLQNGLAVFYFILIILGGWMHFQKDRRSFWFFGPLVFTMTLGLIFYLNFKYGHSQAPELGDSVPREVRDRDYFYLWSFSALSVWAALGLFYLWETVATLFGADETKLGKTTVVEPRPRSFAMASPLLVVAFIPLFGNWTQASRSGQTDTADFARDLLNSVEPYGILITVGDNDTFPLWYAQEVEGVRQDVIVANTSLMNTDWYVRQLIRNPVREYDEAKGPAIYKGGNWKKPSGPPFNLTYDEADALPLYIPTPQNAAFQKGNIIAQPRSPQLMKSDQLVYFMLRDAFPDRPLYFSRTAGGYPYELGLERYVVTQGMAKKLMPDPQEPGGDLVVIPGEGLVDVKRSYELWSSVFTATKSLAARNGWVDDASVGIPDLYVISGITLAEALAQTGRMARADSVYNQSREIAKAMRRESVFGFERVAQPFAQPGNDTAAQQLLLPADTGRDSSRN, from the coding sequence ATGACCGTCGCCGCGACCGCTTCCGCGACTACGGCCACCAGCATCGGTGCCAAGGGCACCGATGCGGCCGAACTCGACTACCGCCCGTCCTACCTCGCCGCCACCGTGGCGGGGCTCGTGACCTTCCTGCTCTACCTGGTCACGCTCGCGCCGTCCACGTCCATGTGGGACACCAGCGAGTACATCGCTGCCGCCTACGTGCTTGGCCTGCCACATCCGCCGGGCAATCCGCTCTTCGTGCTCATCGGCCGCGTGTTCGCGGTGCTGCCCATCGCACCCACCGTGGCCATGCGCATCAATGTGCTGGCCGCATTGGTCAGTGCCGTGTCGGCGGGTTTCTGGTTCCTCGTCACCGAGCGCGTGCTCGTGCAGTGGATGCCGCGGCGCTGGCAGCGCATCATCGGCGGTTCGCTTGCCGTGCTCATTGGCGCCACCGCCTTCACGGTGTGGAACCAGTCGGTGGTGAACGAGAAGGTGTACACGGTGTCACTCGTTGGCCTGGCGTTCATCTGCTGGCTCACCGTGCGCTGGTGCGACGATCCCGAAGGCCCGGTGGCAGATCGCCTGCTCGTGCTGATCGCCTATCTGCTTGGCCTTGGCTATACCAATCACATGGCCGGCATGCTGGCCGCACCGGCCGTGGGTCTGGCCGTGCTGATTCGTCGCCCGCAGACGGTCATGCGCTGGAAGCTGCTGGTGGCCTGCGCCGCCGCCCTGGTGTTCGGTCTCACGCCGTTTGCCACGCAGCCCATTCGCGCTGCGCACTTCCCCGCCATCAACGAAGGTGAGCCCACCGGATGCGTGACGGAAATCCGGATGGACTGCACGTTCAGCAAGCTCACGTACGACCGCTTCATGTACAATTTCAACCGCGGCCAATACGGCAAGCCGGAGCTCGGAGAGCGCCAGGCCCCGTTCACGGCGCAGGTGGGAATGTACTGGTTGTACTTCAAGTGGCAGTGGCTGCGTGACGCCTACAACGAGAACCCGGGTCTGCAGAATGGACTCGCCGTGTTCTACTTCATCCTCATCATCCTGGGTGGATGGATGCACTTCCAGAAGGATCGACGATCCTTCTGGTTCTTCGGACCACTCGTGTTCACGATGACGTTGGGGCTGATCTTCTACCTCAACTTCAAGTACGGTCACTCGCAGGCGCCCGAGCTGGGCGACTCCGTGCCGCGTGAAGTGCGTGACCGTGACTACTTCTATCTCTGGAGCTTCTCGGCGCTTTCCGTCTGGGCCGCGCTGGGCCTGTTCTATCTGTGGGAGACGGTGGCCACGCTGTTTGGCGCCGACGAAACGAAGCTGGGCAAGACCACCGTGGTGGAGCCGCGGCCACGCAGCTTCGCCATGGCCTCGCCGCTGCTCGTGGTGGCCTTCATCCCGCTCTTCGGCAACTGGACGCAAGCCTCGCGCTCTGGGCAGACCGACACGGCCGACTTTGCGCGGGACCTGCTCAATTCGGTCGAGCCCTACGGCATCCTGATTACCGTGGGCGACAACGACACCTTCCCGCTGTGGTACGCGCAGGAAGTCGAAGGCGTGCGTCAGGACGTGATCGTGGCCAACACCTCGCTCATGAACACCGACTGGTATGTGCGACAGCTCATTCGCAATCCGGTGCGGGAGTATGACGAGGCCAAGGGGCCGGCCATCTACAAGGGTGGCAACTGGAAGAAGCCCAGCGGCCCGCCGTTCAACCTCACTTACGACGAAGCCGACGCGCTGCCGCTCTACATCCCCACGCCGCAGAACGCCGCCTTCCAGAAGGGCAACATCATTGCCCAGCCGCGTTCGCCGCAGCTCATGAAGTCCGACCAGCTCGTGTACTTCATGTTACGTGACGCCTTCCCCGATCGGCCGCTGTACTTCAGCCGCACCGCCGGCGGGTATCCGTATGAGCTGGGCCTCGAGCGCTATGTGGTGACGCAGGGCATGGCCAAGAAGCTCATGCCCGACCCGCAGGAGCCGGGCGGTGATCTCGTTGTCATTCCCGGCGAAGGCCTCGTGGACGTGAAGCGCTCGTACGAGCTCTGGAGCTCGGTGTTCACCGCCACCAAGTCGCTCGCGGCCCGCAACGGCTGGGTGGACGACGCGTCGGTGGGCATCCCCGATCTCTACGTCATCAGCGGCATCACGCTCGCGGAAGCGCTTGCGCAGACCGGGCGGATGGCCCGCGCCGATTCCGTGTACAACCAGTCGCGCGAGATCGCCAAGGCCATGCGCCGCGAAAGTGTGTTCGGCTTCGAGCGCGTGGCGCAGCCCTTCGCACAGCCCGGCAACGACACGGCCGCACAGCAATTGCTGTTGCCGGCCGATACGGGCCGCGACAGCAGCCGCAACTAG
- a CDS encoding amidohydrolase family protein, whose translation MLSLVAASLLSTPFVTSSSALQAQGGFRGGTQIKDGESCPAGMTEIRPRTCLAPEGAVPSIVDYRPKSTLKVPANMRRAAKFPVVDFHGHPGGAQIGSVEALERFRYTLDSINVRLMVVAGNVSGDRLTQGLALVKQSPSMKNRVVFLTGINFSGVGSPGWAERAVAQLEADVKAGAVGIGEVGKGFGLSTRKADGSRLKLNDPELKPVWAAAARLKLPVFIHTADPQEFFRDLDYTNERWLEQALFPERRYPQDRYPSFEQLMNERDSLFRANPQTTFVAAHLGWHANDLGRLGKMFDEMPNVLGEMGAVLYDIGRQPRAAHDFFVKYQDRILFGKDSFQPEEYPYYWRVLETRDDYFDYYRDYHAFWKLYGIDLPDAVLKKVYYQNALRIMPAVPSAGWPK comes from the coding sequence ATGCTTTCGCTCGTTGCCGCTTCACTGCTGTCCACACCGTTCGTTACGTCGTCATCCGCACTGCAGGCCCAGGGCGGCTTCCGTGGCGGCACGCAGATCAAGGACGGCGAGTCCTGCCCCGCGGGCATGACGGAAATCCGTCCGCGCACCTGTCTCGCGCCCGAGGGCGCGGTGCCCAGCATCGTCGACTATCGCCCCAAGTCGACACTCAAGGTCCCCGCCAACATGCGGCGTGCCGCAAAGTTTCCGGTGGTGGATTTCCACGGCCACCCGGGCGGCGCGCAGATCGGCAGTGTCGAGGCGCTCGAACGCTTCCGGTACACGCTCGACTCCATCAACGTGCGCCTCATGGTGGTGGCCGGCAACGTGTCCGGCGATCGCCTCACGCAGGGCCTCGCCCTCGTCAAGCAGTCGCCGTCCATGAAGAACCGCGTGGTGTTCCTCACCGGCATCAATTTCAGCGGTGTCGGCTCGCCAGGTTGGGCCGAGCGCGCGGTGGCGCAGCTTGAGGCCGACGTGAAGGCCGGTGCCGTGGGCATCGGCGAGGTGGGCAAGGGCTTTGGTCTGTCCACGCGCAAGGCCGACGGCTCGCGCCTCAAGCTCAATGACCCGGAACTCAAGCCGGTGTGGGCCGCCGCGGCGCGCCTCAAGCTGCCGGTGTTCATTCACACGGCGGACCCGCAGGAGTTCTTCCGCGATCTCGATTACACCAACGAGCGCTGGCTCGAGCAGGCGCTCTTCCCCGAGCGTCGCTATCCGCAGGATCGCTACCCGAGCTTCGAGCAGCTCATGAACGAGCGCGACAGCCTCTTCCGCGCCAACCCGCAAACCACCTTTGTCGCGGCGCACCTTGGCTGGCATGCCAACGACCTCGGGCGACTGGGCAAGATGTTCGACGAGATGCCCAACGTGCTCGGCGAAATGGGCGCGGTGCTCTACGACATTGGCCGTCAGCCGCGCGCGGCGCACGACTTCTTCGTGAAGTACCAGGACCGCATTCTCTTTGGCAAGGACAGCTTCCAGCCCGAGGAGTATCCGTACTACTGGCGTGTGCTGGAAACGCGGGATGACTACTTCGATTACTACCGCGACTATCACGCCTTCTGGAAGCTCTACGGCATCGACTTGCCGGATGCCGTGCTCAAAAAGGTGTACTACCAGAACGCGCTGCGCATCATGCCGGCCGTGCCTTCGGCGGGCTGGCCCAAGTAA
- a CDS encoding Bax inhibitor-1/YccA family protein translates to MRSNNPVLSKFADTARNTLGLDAATPMTVAGTAGKAGVLLLVLAFSSALTWQQVSAGRVELITPAMLIGGIGGFILAMVTAFKPMWARWTAPLYASLEGVFLGGISALYNLRFAGLPQQAVLLTIGVAAGVFVLYRFRILRATEGFKRMMMAAMMGIMLFYLISFVLGFFGVNIGYFTSSGMLAIGINLAIAGVAALNLVLDFDRIEEGVRMGAPKAMEWFAAFGLMVTLIWLYLELLRLLSRLQGRRD, encoded by the coding sequence ATGCGCAGCAACAACCCGGTACTCTCCAAGTTTGCCGACACGGCCCGCAACACGCTGGGTCTGGACGCAGCTACGCCCATGACGGTGGCCGGCACGGCCGGCAAGGCGGGTGTGCTGCTGCTGGTGCTGGCGTTCTCCTCGGCACTCACCTGGCAGCAGGTGTCGGCCGGCCGCGTGGAGCTCATCACGCCGGCCATGCTCATCGGCGGTATTGGCGGGTTCATTCTCGCCATGGTGACGGCCTTCAAGCCCATGTGGGCGCGCTGGACGGCGCCGCTGTATGCGTCGCTCGAAGGTGTGTTTCTCGGCGGCATCTCCGCGCTTTACAACCTGCGCTTTGCGGGTCTGCCGCAGCAGGCGGTGCTGCTCACCATCGGTGTGGCGGCGGGCGTGTTCGTGCTGTATCGCTTCCGCATCCTGCGCGCGACGGAAGGGTTCAAGCGCATGATGATGGCGGCCATGATGGGTATCATGCTGTTCTATCTCATCTCGTTCGTACTTGGCTTCTTCGGCGTGAACATCGGCTACTTCACGTCGTCGGGGATGTTGGCCATCGGCATCAATCTCGCCATCGCTGGCGTGGCGGCGCTCAATCTGGTGCTGGATTTCGACCGAATCGAAGAAGGCGTGCGCATGGGCGCGCCGAAGGCCATGGAATGGTTCGCGGCGTTTGGGCTCATGGTCACTCTCATCTGGCTGTACCTCGAGCTGCTTCGTTTGCTGTCGCGCCTGCAGGGGCGTCGCGACTGA
- the purH gene encoding bifunctional phosphoribosylaminoimidazolecarboxamide formyltransferase/IMP cyclohydrolase, which yields MRALLSVSDKSGLVPFAQGLAAKGVELVSTGGTARTLRDAGLAVKDISEITGFPEMLDGRVKTLHPVVHGGLLARRDLPEHMEAIKAHNIGTIDLVVVNLYPFRETAAKAGVHPEEVIENIDIGGPSMLRSAAKNFESVWVIVDPADYERVLAHVTAGTDDASLRRLLAEKVYAHTSGYDAAIAQWFAQQRGEPFPDRYPLAFEKQQTLRYGENPQQRAAFYVEKPGTGLGALVQKGGKELSFNNLLDLEGALLAIEPFGSQPACAIIKHTTPCGLATGSDALDAYKKALACDPVSAFGSVIAFSVPVDVAAAEAISSLFVECIVAPQFAEEAVEILGRKKNLRVLEGRANWPAGTMDLKRVRGGLLVQDRAPSPTDPQQWNVVTTRPPTAEEQRDLLFAWKAVASVKSNAIVLARGGATIGIGAGQMSRVDASFVAVHKATTLGHDTKGSALGSDAFFPFRDGIDQAAAAGVTAIVQPGGSVRDAEVIEAANAHGIAMVFTGERLFRH from the coding sequence ATGCGCGCCCTGCTTTCCGTTTCCGACAAATCCGGCCTCGTGCCGTTTGCCCAGGGCCTCGCGGCCAAGGGTGTTGAACTGGTGTCCACCGGCGGCACGGCCCGCACGCTGCGCGATGCCGGCCTCGCGGTGAAGGACATCAGCGAGATCACCGGCTTTCCCGAAATGCTCGATGGGCGCGTGAAGACGCTGCATCCGGTGGTGCACGGCGGCCTCCTGGCGCGCCGCGATCTGCCCGAGCACATGGAGGCCATCAAGGCGCACAACATCGGCACCATCGATCTCGTGGTCGTGAACCTCTATCCGTTCCGCGAGACGGCGGCCAAGGCCGGCGTGCATCCCGAAGAGGTCATCGAAAACATCGACATCGGCGGCCCGTCCATGCTGCGCTCGGCGGCCAAGAATTTCGAGTCGGTGTGGGTCATCGTCGACCCGGCTGATTACGAGCGTGTGCTCGCGCATGTCACCGCCGGCACCGACGATGCCAGCCTGCGCCGGCTACTGGCCGAAAAGGTGTACGCACACACGAGCGGCTACGATGCCGCCATCGCGCAGTGGTTCGCGCAGCAGCGCGGCGAGCCTTTCCCCGATCGCTACCCGCTGGCCTTCGAGAAGCAGCAGACGCTGCGCTACGGCGAAAATCCGCAGCAGCGCGCCGCCTTCTACGTGGAGAAGCCCGGTACGGGACTGGGCGCGCTGGTCCAGAAGGGTGGCAAGGAACTCTCGTTCAACAACCTGCTCGACTTGGAAGGCGCCCTGCTGGCCATCGAGCCCTTTGGCAGCCAGCCGGCCTGCGCCATCATCAAGCACACCACGCCCTGCGGCCTGGCCACGGGCAGCGACGCACTCGACGCCTACAAGAAGGCACTGGCCTGTGATCCGGTGAGTGCCTTCGGCAGCGTCATCGCGTTCTCGGTGCCGGTGGACGTGGCGGCGGCGGAAGCCATCAGCAGTCTCTTCGTGGAGTGCATTGTCGCGCCGCAGTTCGCGGAAGAGGCGGTGGAGATTCTTGGCCGCAAGAAGAACCTGCGGGTGCTCGAGGGTCGGGCCAACTGGCCGGCCGGCACCATGGATCTCAAGCGTGTGCGTGGCGGCCTCCTGGTGCAGGATCGTGCGCCGTCGCCCACCGATCCGCAGCAGTGGAACGTGGTGACCACGCGTCCGCCCACGGCAGAAGAACAGCGCGATCTGCTGTTTGCGTGGAAGGCCGTGGCCAGCGTGAAGAGCAACGCCATTGTGCTCGCGCGCGGTGGCGCCACCATCGGCATTGGCGCGGGGCAGATGAGCCGCGTGGACGCGAGCTTCGTGGCGGTGCACAAGGCCACGACGCTGGGCCACGACACCAAGGGGTCAGCGCTCGGCAGCGATGCGTTCTTCCCCTTCCGCGACGGCATCGATCAGGCCGCAGCGGCGGGCGTGACGGCCATCGTGCAGCCCGGTGGTTCGGTGCGTGACGCCGAGGTGATCGAAGCGGCCAATGCGCACGGCATTGCCATGGTCTTCACCGGCGAGCGCCTGTTCCGGCATTGA
- a CDS encoding DUF1611 domain-containing protein has product MLTLRTPYLLYLGDSRHETDAKTAKGLRDWCPQHVLGEWSVPGCPVQLGLSRLSPAEAAAQGAGSLVIGIASVGGAVPDAWLPDLLAAIEAGLDLVSGMHTRLSSFPVLVEAAARRGVRLVDVRHLQQPYPAGTGRKRSGLRIATVGTDCALGKKYTALALTQALKARGAKATFRATGQTGIMIAGEGIPIDAVISDFVAGAAEVLSPDNDADHFDVIEGQGSLFHPAYAAVTLGLLHGSQPDFLVLCHDPTRLTIEHRPGFPIPPLNEAADLYLRLARLTNPAVRLAGVSINSSALDEAAWVTYRAEVEALLGVPVCDPMRGGVDAIVSTLPGV; this is encoded by the coding sequence ATGCTGACTCTGCGCACGCCCTATCTGTTGTATCTCGGCGATTCCCGTCACGAGACCGACGCCAAGACGGCCAAGGGGCTGCGGGACTGGTGCCCGCAGCACGTGCTGGGTGAATGGAGTGTGCCGGGCTGCCCCGTGCAGCTTGGCCTGTCGCGTCTCTCGCCAGCCGAAGCGGCGGCGCAGGGTGCGGGAAGTCTCGTCATCGGCATTGCCTCGGTGGGTGGCGCCGTGCCCGACGCGTGGCTGCCGGACCTGCTCGCGGCCATCGAAGCGGGTCTCGACCTCGTGAGCGGTATGCACACGCGGCTGTCGTCGTTTCCGGTGCTTGTTGAAGCGGCGGCGCGGCGCGGAGTGCGCCTGGTCGACGTGCGGCACCTGCAGCAGCCGTATCCGGCCGGCACAGGTCGCAAACGCAGCGGACTGCGCATTGCCACCGTCGGCACCGACTGCGCCCTCGGCAAGAAGTACACGGCACTGGCGCTCACGCAGGCGCTGAAGGCGCGTGGAGCGAAGGCCACATTTCGCGCTACCGGGCAGACGGGCATCATGATTGCCGGCGAGGGAATTCCCATCGATGCCGTCATATCAGACTTTGTTGCCGGCGCCGCCGAGGTGTTGTCGCCGGACAACGACGCCGATCACTTTGACGTCATTGAGGGGCAGGGCTCGCTGTTTCATCCGGCATATGCGGCGGTGACGCTGGGGCTGTTGCATGGCTCGCAGCCGGACTTTCTCGTGCTCTGTCACGACCCAACGCGGCTTACCATCGAGCATCGCCCAGGCTTTCCCATCCCACCGCTCAACGAAGCGGCCGACCTGTATCTGCGGTTGGCCCGGCTCACCAACCCGGCGGTGCGGCTGGCCGGCGTGAGTATCAACTCCTCGGCGCTCGACGAAGCCGCGTGGGTGACGTATCGGGCCGAGGTGGAGGCGCTGCTTGGCGTTCCGGTGTGTGATCCGATGCGCGGCGGCGTGGACGCGATCGTTTCCACCTTGCCCGGGGTATGA
- a CDS encoding sirohydrochlorin chelatase has protein sequence MITFVPFQPAAGLPMRRGFLPLTSALSALMLAVVAPATVRGQAQDHSQHGAPAPAVASPSPASSAAAKAFAAAAGTPATIIVAHGGDSVWNQHVLDVARQVKTGAPVEVSFLMGPAAAKTRFQDVVARLEKGGASRIVVVPMLVSSHSGHYDQIRYLAGDSITLDDMMQHHLHMAGIEKPRTSVPMVMTKAIDSAPELADVLTDRARAMTNTPREHALLIVGHGPNSAEDYAHWMQNLRVVADSVKARTGYRDVRLEMVRDDAPAHVRAEAVIRVRELIDLQNQLTGREVMVVPVLLSRGVVSRSKVANDIAGTKSRYVAETILPHPAMARWVESRVREAVSGTAVKAAAQR, from the coding sequence ATGATCACTTTCGTTCCCTTCCAGCCTGCGGCCGGTCTCCCGATGCGTCGTGGTTTTCTGCCCCTGACGTCCGCGTTGTCGGCGCTGATGCTGGCCGTGGTGGCCCCGGCCACGGTTCGCGGCCAGGCGCAGGACCACAGCCAGCATGGGGCTCCGGCACCGGCGGTGGCCTCACCGTCGCCGGCGTCAAGCGCCGCGGCCAAGGCCTTTGCGGCTGCCGCCGGCACCCCGGCCACCATCATTGTGGCGCATGGTGGCGACTCGGTGTGGAACCAGCACGTGCTGGACGTGGCGCGGCAGGTGAAGACGGGCGCCCCGGTGGAAGTGTCCTTCCTCATGGGACCGGCCGCGGCCAAGACGCGCTTCCAGGACGTGGTGGCGCGCCTCGAGAAGGGCGGCGCCTCGCGCATCGTGGTCGTGCCCATGCTCGTCTCCAGCCATAGCGGCCACTACGATCAGATCCGCTATCTCGCAGGCGACAGCATCACGCTCGACGACATGATGCAGCATCACCTCCACATGGCGGGCATCGAGAAGCCGCGCACGTCGGTGCCAATGGTGATGACCAAGGCCATCGACAGTGCGCCCGAGCTGGCTGATGTGCTCACGGATCGTGCGCGCGCCATGACCAACACGCCGCGCGAACATGCGCTCCTGATCGTGGGGCATGGTCCCAACAGCGCCGAAGACTACGCGCACTGGATGCAGAATCTCCGTGTGGTGGCCGACTCGGTGAAGGCGCGTACGGGCTACCGCGATGTGCGGCTCGAGATGGTCCGCGACGATGCCCCCGCGCATGTGCGGGCCGAGGCGGTGATCCGCGTGCGCGAACTGATCGATCTGCAGAATCAGCTGACCGGCCGTGAGGTGATGGTAGTCCCGGTGCTGCTGTCGCGTGGCGTGGTGAGCCGCAGCAAGGTGGCCAATGACATTGCCGGCACGAAGTCGCGCTACGTCGCCGAAACCATTCTGCCGCATCCGGCGATGGCGCGCTGGGTGGAGTCGCGCGTGCGTGAGGCGGTGAGTGGCACCGCGGTCAAGGCAGCGGCCCAGCGCTGA